From Scatophagus argus isolate fScaArg1 chromosome 2, fScaArg1.pri, whole genome shotgun sequence:
CTTCTGTGCATCGAAACACATGTCACAAGTTTGGCTCAAGCCCCAAATCAGTCATCAGTGACCGTGAATGTTTTTCCACGTTTCTCTCATGATTGTCAGTTGTACTCTCAGACAGCCCAAAAACTGTAAAAGACTGTAAAAGGAGCctttagtgtttttattttactttctctgGTTCAACATGAGGTTAAAGAGAAGATGGTGGTGGTTATATCAGAAAAAGCACAGTGTTCTACCTTGTTTCTCTGAGTTTGGAAAGTCACCCAAACTGTAAAAAGGTCTGAAGATCGGGGGTGCAAAATGtagctgcaaaataaaaacatccaaacatccaCTAAGAAGAACTTTTAAAGCTTAACAATATTACTTATGAGCCATGAAAGGTTTTACTACAGTGTGACAAATGTAACATCCCGTCTCATCTAGATTCCCAGTCTCCCTCTCAAGAACGACCCGGGTCCTGCTTCAGTCCTCCAGCCATGGACCTCAGCCTGTCACCGTCCTCCCGCCatgcctcctccctctccccgtctccttcctccccctcctccctctccccttcctctccccaGGAGTCCCCCCGCAGAAGCAGCAGCCCTCAGCCTCATCTGTTCTCACGGGTGAGACTACATCTTGAAACAAAAGTAATTTGATGTGTTACCATCAGATCTGATAGTGGCAAATCGAATTGCATTTGTCAGGttaaagtagattttttttatttgattgaaaAATTGAAGTCATCGCAAAGGGTGGCTCCATGAAGGATGCTGAGCACTCAAAGAGGGTTACAATCTCACCTGAAGATTCAATAGTATATCATATAATAGTATATAAATAGTTATTTGTGAGCAAGATCAAGTTTCCCAAATGCCTACTGCTCTGGGGCTCTGGCATCGCTCATGCAAGTATAGTGTTTGTACTGTATTGATATGAATTTAAGGCAGTTAGTCAGTTAATATTTCTTGCAGTGATCagacaataaaaatgcaatgaaatggATTCCTAGAAGCCAATGATTTCATATCCAATATGGATATGGTCAGGCTGACAAAATACCCAAAGATACTGCGCAGGGttggaaagagaagagaagggtCAAAGTAAAGTAACTGTCAccaaaaaatcaaatgaatgcAGCCAGAGGAGATGCATTACAGGCACCTGTTGATATCCGGTAATGCACATTTATAAAACCAGTCACAGCGTTCTGTTTAGGTTTGTATCTTCATATCAGCAGTTGATCTTGTCCATAACCCCATTCTTAACAGAATAATCCACTCAGCTACTGATTGCGGCTGAATGGACTTCACTCTTCTGAGCTGAattgaaaatctgatttgttGTTGCAGCGTCTACACACAGCACGCAGCCGCCCAGTGGCTAAATCAAATTCTAGCCATGCTTgaacattaaaacatgaaacacacagcttCTTTGTCAAAGCATCAAATGTCCCCTCTTGGCCTTGATTCATCTTTTAGCTCAGAGAGGACGAATTTTAAATTGTCTAACAAATTAAAAGTGGACCATGAGAAGCTCTCATTATGTCCCGTAGACATACTTCAAAGATGTCTCTGAAACTTCTAGCAGCAGCTTTTTGTCCATAATAATTCACTTATATGATCCAACGTGACTTTCCTTTTCCAATCTTAAACATGCAAGAACTTCAAACcaactttaaaaacatcttGATTTCATCACCAGTTTTTAACAGTATAGCACCACAATTCTGACGGTATTAAATGGATCATGAAACTCTAGCAACACTGATTGCcctaaaaagtaaaacaaacaacaacaacaacagactaTTAATATTTCAAGGGCAGatttcacagcagcaacaatccAATTTTATTCTATTACCTTTTCCTGTTACTACCATTGATATATCAATCAAATGTTAGTCACCACTAGTGAAGTATTGGAGTGCCTTTGGAGATGCTTCATGGTACAGGACAAATGTATACTAGAAGTGTTCAGTCAGATTAATCATCAATCAGCCTCAGTCATTGTACAATAAATACCCAAACTTAACATATTCTTGTTCAGCTCAGTGCAGATTCaactcttcttctgtgtttctgtgagacaTGATAGTCTGAGTGTTGTTCATGCATTATCCTAAGAAAGTTAATCTAACTGTATCCTGGTAGTCACACCAGATagatacaaacaaacagtacaaaGTTCCTTTAAATCAAGAAATCCCCAACCTCTCTGCCTCAGAATCACAAGTTGGAGGCTCATATGAGCAGCTTCTTACCTTCTGGTAAGAACAGTCTGAACGATATTACGGACCCATAGGATGAGATTGTCCTCTTTGGTTGAGGTGACCTTTCTCTCTATCTTCTCTCGCTTTTAGGAGCCAGCTCGTCATCGAGGTGTGGAGGGCGGAGCTTCACCACAGGGATATCCGTTCTACCTGCCGGTCGGAAGTTCGCCGAGGGCCTACAGCTTTCCCTCCATGTTCATTTGTCAGAACAGAGAGAAGCAAGTTTCACCGGAGTCCTCACTGGATGGTCAGCTGGCCTGCCGTTGGATGAAGGTAAAtatacaaagaagaaagaaagaaatgtaatgtATCACCATCAATCAGAAACCATCTGTGAGTCAGATGCACTGAATTTCTGCTGCAGGGATGTCATGGAGTGCTGGATGAAAGATTGCTACTACTATTCTGATCACTAGGTGGTGctaagaacaaaatgaaatcatcacCTGCActcacagaaaaagagagacggAGGCTGAAGATCAACATTTGTTAAGTTATTTATATTTGATGCTGAAATggttatcagaaaaaaatacatttttgacacaTATTTTTTCTAGTAATcatacagaaaaacatttttgcataaaaaaaacttttgttgcTCATCTCTCTTGCATTTTCATTGGAAATGGAATATTTTGGTCTAAAAGTGACTCCTTGGCCTCGGGGAACTTGACTTACAGTGGGActaaataatgaattaatacAAAGTCGTTTACAAGGTAAATAACTTAAGCAGCAcatacagaaagagacaaaagtgTTACTGCAGCATTGAAAAAGGTCTTCGTTTAAAGATAGTTTAAACTGGTTTTTCAAAAGTTTGAGTCGGGTTCAGTACACTTGTGACACAACTGAAAGCGATTTTTACAAATAGTTAAACACAGTGATGTTATTAATTTCACCTTCaaggaaagcagaaaagttCAAGCCATTGTGGGGTGTGGAATAACTGCTTAACTTCTCAGAAACAAACCCGAGTTGCAGCAGTTACGTGTGCAGCATTGTTGGCCATCTGTGTTTAATCTCTTGCACCTTCTCTGCCCTGCAGTGCCACCTGCTGTTCGACTCGCTGCAGGACTTGGTCGATCACATCAATGATTTCCACGTAAAGCCTGAAAAGGATTCTGGGTACTGCTGCCTGTGGGAGGGTTGTGCTCGTAACGGGAGAGGCTTCAATGCCAGGTGTGTTCGCATTGTTTCCTCCTAACCAAGTAAACCATCCTAGTACAAATATTGCGCTTGCACTGGTGTGTAATAACTCCCTTCTACTGTGTACATAAGTCATATGCAGTAACTGGCCTGGGTTGCCGTTGGACAAAATATCTTCAACATTGGGTTAAAAAGGCACAGTTTTAGCAGtagcagtttttatttcaatGTTGCTCAAGAAAATGTCCATCGAAATGAAGTCACGATGACAACACAGCTAAAGATCACTAAAAAGTACATTTAGAGATTAAAGTGCTGATAACATGAGTGCGTGTGTCGGTCGATAAGGACGTAGTCAGGTAATCAGAAATGTCGACTGGGGTCATGTCACAATGTGTCATTATTGTTTCATGCTGCATTTACACTGATAAGAAACAAAGAACAGCAAAACACATCCTGATATTTGAGAGGCTGCAATCAGTAATTTTCATATTTGATATAGatttcaaaatggaaaaaaaaaatagaagctGAATACCAATACTGTTTTATCAGTTGAGTAAGTACGCCTGAAAGCTTTTCACCTTATATTTTCAACTAAGTTGctttcagcttctgaaaaagaattttttttttccacactgtgtTACAATGTGACTCATATTTTATGTGTGCCTTTTCTAAGATGTTTAAACTGAGAGAAATATTCAAACCCAAAGGCCTCTTTGGAAACTTTGGGatcttcatttaaaataaagttcagtGGGTTTGAACAATGTTTGTCTGCACAGCAGGAGTTTGTGCCCGTCGAGTGATCAGAAAAggattaaaatgattaattatctGTGACTTTAATAGGGGTCTTACAGACACTATTTTTAAACATGAGCTTTCAAGGCAACATAACCCAAGAGACAGAACAAACAGCTGTCTGAACTGCGGTCCCGTGTCTGATTTAAAGATCTGAGATGGGAAAAGAAGGTTTAGTCAGCAGAAGAGAGGAGCAAAAAGTGAAAGACTATTTGTTTAACTGCACTTTAttaaacagctgctgctgtattACAATAAAAGGCATCTCTGTTGATTCCCTCCCCATGTAAATGATCCCAAGCAGGATGCAAAGTGCCACATAAAGGGTTGTCCACTTCTACATGTAATGTCGCTGCTGCAGCAGCCTTGTATGGTAACACAGCCACTTCCTCATGTGTGCTTTCTGCTAAACACTTTTATCTCTCATGTTTTATAGGTATAAAATGCTGATTCATATTCGCACACACACCAACGAGAAGCCACACCATTGTCCCACCTGTAACAAGAGCTTCTCACGCCTGGAGAACCTGAAGATACACACCCGCTCCCATACAGGTGAGGTCCAGgtggaaaaacaagaagataCCACTGTCAGAAATGAATCAGTATTACTAACTAAGTATTGTCTGTGTATCCAAGGCCTCATTTATCTTCATCTTTAGATTTTACCACATTTACCGTTCTGTAGCTGTAAACAATCCCTAGAGAACcaaatctgaaacaaacaaaatcaaacgagacaagaaacaaactgaatatgAAGGGAAGGGAACCAACTGGTATCTTCATCAAGTCCTTCTCCTCTACCAGTGGGATGAGAGAAAATTCAATTCACTTTGTTCTCAGTCTTGTTTCAgaacatgaaaacaagacaaagtcaGACAGACCTCTGGGCGGGAGCTGGAGACTGGTGGGATGAACAACAACAtcaatatttgcatattttctttAACTCTAAATCTCTTACTTTCAATGCACTTTCACTTTGTCAGATCCCTGATATGATATGTTAAAGACAGtaaagtttttgtgtgtgctacCTGGCGTGATTTGAGATTTCTGACTTTATGCTGCcgatttaaaaaatgaaaataaaataatggttGGTCCAGCTGAGAATCTCTTTTTAGAAGAACATCAAAACTGCTTTTTTCACTCGCCGATTTAGTGATAAAGATAAACCATACGTTATAATTCacttcatatttatttgtttctgtgttttaaatgttaaaacttttaGTTCCCTGCAATTCTCTTTGCCAGTAAAACACATATTTGCTGATGAGTCGGGTGGTTGTGATGCACACTATAAAACCTGCAAACCTGATTTGTTCTTTaaggaaataaaacagacatgaTCTAAAGCAGTTTCTTCAGACATGAGCAAACATTTACATGAGAGCAAACATTAAATCTTCATTGGGGTCATTATGGTTTATGGAGTGTTTTATTGCTACAGATGATAATCACATCTCCTTGTAGTTCTTGTAAAACGGTGTATTTCAAACaacatgtgctgctgctggtggtaaATTGGTCTTTCTGTGCCGATACATGGATGAGCATCTTCATGTAGCATACACAGCTTATTCAAATACAGACATAGATAAAATGAAATCCTGCCCCATTGACGTTGGCACGACTGTTTGCTTTGTCAGCGCCTTGTTGTTCTGTCGTTTTTCCTCTTACGTGGTGTTCCTGTGCAAACCTAATGTTCCTTGTTTATACAAGAAACTGTCATCTCAGTTGTACCATACGTTGACAATACAAATCTTATCTAACAGTCCATATAGCAGACAGTTTGCTCTGCTGCATTGAAATGGTACATGTTCATATTTCAAAAGACATAGCCTGGTGTTTCCCTGATGTGGCTGTATTCTCTTGCTGGGCATCAAACATCAGGATGTAAACACATCTCATTGTGAGGAGTATTACTGCCTGTGAGAACAGTTGTCTAATGTCCTCTGTGGCTCATGTCTTTTTAAAGTCACGGGGTTATTTTGAGCTTGGCACCTTTCTAACATATTGGCTGTGTTGTAAAGCAATGACGCAGGATAACTCTTGAGTAATCAGTCAGCAGCTGTCTTGCTGCTCAGATGATTTCCTTCCGCTCTCTATGGCTCTTACCTGAGGTTTAGCCACTTCAAAGCAGCCTTCTCTTGTTTATCATTTGTAGTTTTACTGTAATCATGAGGTTAACTCTCTCATCCCTCTGCTCTCCTATCTTTtgctcctgtctctctctttctcatgcTCTAGGAGAAAAGCCCTACATCTGCCCTTACGAAGGCTGCAGCAAACGTTACTCCAACTCTAGCGACCGCTTTAAACACACCCGCACCCACTACGTTGACAAGCCTTACTACTGCAAGATGGCAGGCTGCCTGAAGCGCTACACAGATCCCAGCTCGCTACGCAAGCACATCAAGGCACACGGGCACTTTGTTGCCCAGGAGCAAGGAGCTCCGAGCCGGCTGGGGACGGGTCTGAGCAACACCGGTCACCAGAGCACAGCTGATCTGCCATCTCTAGGCGGGGCCCACATCATCATCCCTGGGGCGGCTGCAGCTCTTCTTGGAAGCCTGGGGACCACCTTGcctctttctgctttctgcCATGCCAGAGCCCTGGCCCACCATGGGGCACCACTCTTCTCcctgggtggaggaggaggaggaggaggtggcagtGTCATGGGGCCGCTCGGACTCTCGGACTCTCCTCTGATACACTTTGGAGCTGCATCAATGTTAGGCCTGGGAGCTCTGAGGGGTCTGGGACAGACTTCAGGGAAGGAGATGGAAGGTGAAGAGAAAGAAGCggaaggagaagaggggaaagtACTGAACCTGTCTGCAGGGGTGGGCCCGAGGCGAAGTGACCCTTTGTCCTGGGTGGTGGTTCCCCCGAGGGCTCTCCTCCTCAAACCGGCTGTTGTCAGCTAGGATGTGCACTCCGCAATACATAGAagcagggagtgtgtgtttgtgttttgcccatttttgcatgcatgtatgaCTGGGTGTGTGTACTCGGTCATACATACATGATtatgatgagtgtgtgtgtgtgtgtgtgtgtgtgtgtgtgtgtgagggatcAAAGTCGCTGTCACTTGCAGAGCCATAAAAAGCACTTCAGTCATTCCAGCCaagaaacaaatgaagacagactgaaagactgaaaactACAGAAGTCTTTGTGTTGAATGTACAAAACCTAAACAACCTTTGGGTGTTGGGTTGCAAAACGCTTAAGCATCATTCAGCTGGCTTAAactttaaagggtcagttcagcCAAATTACAAAGAAAGCTGTGCTCGGTATAGCAATGCTGGTCGGTCAGTTGGTCCGCCACTTTGGtgctgactgaaatatctcaataacTAAATTGTCGAGACATTCGCTGTCCCCAGAAGATAATTCCTTAACTTCTCAGTTTGTCCAATACTTGGACtgttggtttatgaccaaaaatATGACTTTAACCTCATCtaaccttttttgtttgttgtttataaTAAACTTGTAGCATGCTAATGTGCTACACTAAAATCCTTAACAAGGTGAACACATCCGCTTAACATTAGCTGGTTAGTATACTGCGTTATGAACATTGCTTGTGTGGCTGTGGACTCTTAGTCCTGTTGCAGTATTATGAGCCTTACAAATCAGAATCTGTTAAAGGTGGTGGCACATGTTTCAGAGGTGGGAGTCTCAAAACCTCAGGACAAAAACCCAAATCTATCTGCATGTTTCAATGTGTGATTTGATTGAACTGACCCGTTAACAATCCTTGATTCAGCCCTCTCCTTCTGTTCAtggtcaaaaagaaaacagcggACAATCACCTCTGTTGGATTTACAAAACCAGGCCATGAAAAGAGAAGGTACACTAACCgctttgtagtttttgtgtttgacaaTCCCCACTGACTGCTTCCACTGACCCACATTTCTTTTTACTCGTGAATAAATATGGGGAAAAGCATGACTGAGGGGAGCCATGGGACGTACAATCCATACACAACAAATTAATGTAACATTAACACGTAAAGATCTACTTTTGTTCCGTCAATCCATATTTTCCATTGGGCAACTTTTGTGAAAGTAAGGCATTAAATCAATTGGATTCAAGGTGATTTGGAATTGaacctgtctgtgtctgatttacagtgtaataataataataatgataacaataaacaaaaatatcattaaataaaataataacaatacagAGCTGTAACAATGTTggaacacagcaaacaaaataatTCCCCCCCGTCTAAGAAACT
This genomic window contains:
- the LOC124050248 gene encoding zinc finger protein GLIS2-like: MLSLDEPLDLKLPSGRTDGPVRLGKRACPSSICAPLGSTRPRLLCTTFPSPPSSPDSQSPSQERPGSCFSPPAMDLSLSPSSRHASSLSPSPSSPSSLSPSSPQESPRRSSSPQPHLFSREPARHRGVEGGASPQGYPFYLPVGSSPRAYSFPSMFICQNREKQVSPESSLDGQLACRWMKCHLLFDSLQDLVDHINDFHVKPEKDSGYCCLWEGCARNGRGFNARYKMLIHIRTHTNEKPHHCPTCNKSFSRLENLKIHTRSHTGEKPYICPYEGCSKRYSNSSDRFKHTRTHYVDKPYYCKMAGCLKRYTDPSSLRKHIKAHGHFVAQEQGAPSRLGTGLSNTGHQSTADLPSLGGAHIIIPGAAAALLGSLGTTLPLSAFCHARALAHHGAPLFSLGGGGGGGGGSVMGPLGLSDSPLIHFGAASMLGLGALRGLGQTSGKEMEGEEKEAEGEEGKVLNLSAGVGPRRSDPLSWVVVPPRALLLKPAVVS